From Aegilops tauschii subsp. strangulata cultivar AL8/78 chromosome 5, Aet v6.0, whole genome shotgun sequence:
GGCCCCCGCGTCGGGGGATGTCGCTGTCGCCAGCCGTAAGGACGGGCACCGCAGAAGGCTTGCAATGGGGCTCGGCATTCCTTTGCCCATCGTGTTTCTCGGTGCAGTCATGGTGTTTGTGATATTGTCTATGAAGAAGTGGAGGTCTCGTCCTGCAGGGTTTAACGGCGGCGTCAGAGCAAAAGCAGCGGGCCATCCAAGGCAGTTCATGTACCAAGATCTCTTCTCGGCGACCAAGGGATTTGATCCTTCTCTAGTGGTTGGCAGTGGTGGTTTCGGTACTGTATACAAGGCGGTGTGCCCGCGCTCTGGGGTCACATATGCGGTCAAGCGCTCCAAGCAATCCACGGAGAGCCACAACGAGTTCACCGCCGAGCTTACCATAATCGCTGACCTGAAGCACCCTAATCTGGTTCAGCTGCGAGGGTGGTGCGCGGAGAAGGACGAGCTGCTGCTTGTGTACGAGTTCATGTCAAATGGCAGCCTGGACATGGCTCTCCACTCTTGCTCAGGTGTCCACCGTTATCCCACTCTCAACTGGGCTCGCCGGTACAATGTGGCAGTCGGCATTGCCTCTGCGGTTGCATACCTACATGAAGAACATGACAAGCAGGTGATCCACAGGGATATCAAGTGCAGTAACATACTTCTGGATTCGCATTTCAATCCCAAGTTGGGGGATTTTGGGCTTGCAAGGTTGAAGGATCCTAGTACTAGCCCTCGGTCAACCTTAGCAGCAGGGACTGTTGGTTACCTTGCCCCTGAGTACCTCCAGATGGGAAGAGCCACAGAAAAGAGCGATGTCTACAGCTATGGGGTTGTACTGCTGGAGATCTGCACACGAAGGCGGCCAATAGACCGAGAAGCTCCTGGCAGCATGAACATGCTGAATGTTGTTGATTGGGTTTGGAATTTGCACTCTAAGGGCAGGCTTTTAGATGCTGTTGATATGAGCCTGAATGGGGAGTATGACACAGAGCAAATGACGAGGCTGCTTCTTCTAGGTTTGAGCTGTGTGAATCCCTTTTCAGAAGAGAGACCTGTCATGAGGAATGTTCTAGGCATACTGGAGGGCAAGAGTGAGCCACTGCCTGTTCCGAAAAAGAAGCCGCTGCTTGTTTTCGTTTCAAATGCACCTATGGATCTTGAGGGGATAGTTTCTGAGTGCAATCAGAGTACAGTTTCAAGTGATCTCTTTGAGCTGAAAATCGATATAAACTAGGTAAGAAGTTTTTTGCAGGTATATAATGGCTTTCACATGTGATCCATATACTTTTACTTTGTGCATTCTGTTTAATCTATGAAATTGCTGCTCAATTATGTTCTAGTCCAAATTATGCGAACAACTAGTCCATGTAGTCTATTGAATTTGAATGACGCTAGCATTAGCTCAGCACTTCAGCATGTTTAGCTTGTCAGTTAGTATTGTGGATGATTTCTGAGACTAAGTGTCCCTGAGGCTGAAGCAAACAGATCCAGCTTCTCATATATGTGTTGGCACCAGAACTGCTACCTGCTGATAGAAATCAATTGTAATTTGCACCAACACCGCCTCACTGCAGCAGAGCGGTAGCTGAAGCACACGCTAGTGCTTTGATCTTTGCCTTGCTTGCAGCATTATCTAATGAAAAGAGTGTGCCAAATTGAGCCACTGCTTCTGTGATTACAACATGCAGGAGACCAGGATTGTACAAGATAAACAAACTGCTCTATACTGTGATTTTCCATGCTTGTATGATCAGATTTTCCATTCTTGATTCGTGAACTTCTGATGTGCAGGTAAAGCTGCCGCGAAGACTAATCATGTTGGCGAACTCTGAAGTTTTGGTGATAGTTTGTGAAGTTTGTAGATGTTGACACTACCCCACTGCAGAAGGAAATATGGTTACGGCTCGGTGAGTTCATGTCGAGTTCTTTCAGGGAGAACTCATGAATTCCAGAGGCCGTGCTGAACTTGTGTGGAAAATACACTGATTACTTGGCATGTTTGTAGCACCATCCAGGATATTTCCCTCTACATGTTTGTAAGACAGGCCGTCGAACATGTGTTTCTCCCTCATCTCTTGACAACGTTGTAAATTTGCAGCTCTGTACAAAGGGGGCAAATACTACAGATTTCCTCCCAAacttgctactccctccgtccggaaatacttgtcctcgAAATGGTTGTATCTaaacttattttagttatagatacatccattttatccatttctaggacaagtatttccggacggagggagtacgtcttaTGGGTTAAAAAGATGCTTATACCACGTACTTGCTGGCTTGCTGTGAATTGCTCCTTTTTATCCTTATCCTGATATTGTCAGGGTTCCACTTGAGTGCATGACCTGTATACCTGTTAAACATGTcgctttttctctctcttttgctTGGTCACTAAACTGGAACATGCATTTGATGATTTATTTTTTTCGGAAGAAACATGCATTTGATGATAGGTGAATGAAGTTTTAGTTGACAGTTTGTTGGCATAAAGTTATGACGTTGGTCATGTTCTGTAGGACAGATCTAGATTCTTATGTTTGTCATTGAAATCTATGGGTTTGGCCTGGGTCATCTATCAAATCTAGGGGCGTTGGCTTCTCCACCAAACATGCGTATGCCCTCCTCACCCATGACCATGAGGAGGACCTCGATCATCACTTCATCACCATCTGGAACACCAATGTCCCCATCAAGCTCAGGATCTTGGGATGGCTACTTCTGAAGGAATGGCTCAAAGTGGGGGATGCTAACACGAAGCTATTACAAGCTTTCGCCAATGGCAGGAGGGCAAAAAACTTCATCCCTCATATCAAAATCGGAGAAGAGGTGGTGACAGACCAAGTGCTTATAGAAGAGGCCTTTTCTTCTGCTTACGAAGAACTGCTGGGGTCTGATCAGGCCAGAGACATCTCCTtggaccttgatttccttggagTTCAGCCGATTGACCTACATGAGCTCGAGGAGATCTTCATGGAAGGAGAAGTGTGGCAGGTTATTAAAGAGCTCCACCCGGATAGAGCTCTGGGCCCTGATGGCTTTAGTGGTGCATTCTATCAACGAGCATGGCCGATAATAAAGCACGATATCATGGCTGCGATCATGAAGCTATATGTGTGCGATGGAAGGGGCTTCCCAAAGCTGAACCGAGCCCTTATTGTCCTCATCCCGAAGAAGAGTGATGCGGAAGAGATCGGAGACTATCGACCGATCAGCTTACCCCATAGTTTCTCTAAGCTATTTTCCCAGATGATGGCCTCAAGAGTGCGAAGGAGAATGAAAGAGCTAATCAATGACAACCAATCAGCTTTCATTAAAGCAAGGAATCTCCATGATAACATTCTCTTGGTGAGACAAGTAGCCAGGAAAATCCACGTCCGAAGAGCTCcaggagtgtttttgaaacttgaTATCTCGCGGGCATTTAACACCATCTCGTGGCCATTCCTTTTTGAAGCCCTGAGAGCTAAGGCTTTGGCAACAACTTCATGAGATGGATAGCAATTCTGCTCCAATCGGCGTCGACTAGGGTCATCGTTAATAGAAGCCATGCGAGAGGTTTGCGTCAAGGAGATCCCAGTTCCCCACTTCTCTTTGTCATAGCAATAGAAGCTCTCTCGGCTCTGATCTGCAAGGCATCCAGCGAGGGAGTGATGTCCTCTTTCAACGGCATCGAGGCCAACCAGAGGCTTTCCATCTATGCAGATGACGTGGCATTATTCATACGCCCCACAGCCCAGGACCTCTCGTGTGTGAGATCAATGTTGCAAGTGTTCGGTCAAGCTTCTGGCCTTCGAGTTAACTACAGGAAAACCTCTACCATCGTGATCCAAGGGCAGCAAGCAGATGGAGCGAGGGTGCAGCAGTTTCTCAATTGTCAGCTGGGAGAGTTTCCTTGCAAATACCTTGGTCTGCAACTGAGCATCCCTCATCTCTCTCGTGTGGATTGGCAGCCCATGCTTGATCAGGTCAAGAGTTTCATACCGGCGTGGCAGCAAGGGTTGATCCAGAGACCTAGCAGTCTTATGCTAGTCAAGAGTGTGATTTCGGCACGAATGGTACATTACTTGTTGGTCATGGATGCACCCCAATGGGTGTTTGAAGAGATTGACAAATGGATGCATGCCTTTTTTTGGGCCAGGAAGGAAACAGCGCATGGTGGGCAATGTCTGGTAGCATGGCAAACTATTTGTAGACCAACTTGTTTTGGAGGTTTGAGAGTCAAGAACTTAAAGTTGCAAGGTCCGGCCATGCGCATGAGGTCGGAATGGTTGGGGAGGACGGATCCCACTCGTCCTTGGCAAGGTTTACAGCTCATGGGTTGATCAGGAAGCAAGAGCAGTTTTCGATAGTATGGTGCTAATCAAGGTAGGAGTCAGCAGTAGGGTCCTGTTTTGGACCGACAGGTGGTTGCATGGGTTTGCAATTGGCGATATAGCTCCCTTGATTGCTGACTTGGTGGGTGTTAGGAtcaaaagaaagagaaccgtgcaACATGCTTTGGTTGAGGGAGCTTGGGTGCATGACATCAGAGATAAGCTCACTTTTTCATGGCGCACATGCAGCTAATTCACATGGAGCAGGCTATTGCAACCGTGGACAGGGATGTATCGGAGGAGGATCAGTTTACATGGCCTTGCGATGCTTCAGGTACTTATACCACGAAGTCCACCTACAGCCGATTGTGTCAGGGCTTGACGTGTTCCCCCATAGCCAAACGCATTTGGCGCAGCTGGGCACCCCTCAAGTGCAAAATTTTCGCTTGGCTGGCATCGCAATACCGGCTTTGGACGTCTGATCGGAGGGCACGGCATGGGTTGCAGGACGCTCCCTCTGCGTGTTACACATGCTGTCAGGAGGAGGACAACGTGGATCATCTCTTGGCACAATGTGTTTTTGCGAGGCAAGTGTGGCATGGATGTTTTGAGTATTTTCGAGTCAACATACACATCCTGAGCCAAGGTGACTCCTTCATAGAGTGGTGGGGGAGGACTCGTGGTACATTGCAGGGGTTGGACAAGAGAGGATTCGACTCTTTCGTCATTGCGACCGCATGGCAGCTATGGAAGCAGAGGAATGCGGGAGTGTTCAATCGGGTCGACCAAATTAGGACGCCGGCTAATCTAGTGCATCAATTTTTTAGGAGATTAAGTTGTGGAAACTTGTCGGTGTGGGAGTGGTGGGCTTAATTAGATTCGTGAGAGAGTAGGTTTTTTCTTTCTCCATTGGAGTTGGTGCTGTGTACCTGTGACGATGTACGCATCCATCACAGTCTCTTGTATACGGTACGCCATTGGCATACTCTCGAAAAAAAGGACAGGTTGAACTCCAAGGCCAACCTCTACAACAAAAACATCCTCGACTCGACCGTCTGCCCCCTATGCCAGCACCGGTTGAACTCCAAGGCCAACCTCTACAACAAAAACATCCTCCCACATCTTCCTCACCTGTCCTGCAGCTACCCAAGTTTGGCTCCTACGAGGACTTCAGCTGCCTGCACCATCTTCGACATTTGGGATGTCAGGACCCCCTCTGGTCTTGATGCGAATATTTGGCCGGATGTCGCCGTCACCATTCTTTGGAAGATGTGGGACTAGTCGAACGCCCCCACTATCTGGAATGATCTCCATCCCCCTCCCCCACTGTCAGAAACATTGTAGCAGATTTTACTCTTTGGTGGTGTTAGATTTACTAAGCCTCAGAAGGCTGCCATTGTGTCTTTGCGGCATTACCTTGCCTCACGCTCTAGCGCATCTCTATAACAACTTGCCACGGTGACACCTTGAGTAATGCATTCAGATGGGGATCCTCTCCCCTTGGCGATTTTTCAAAAAAGAAGTACTAtgcattgcattgcattgcaGAAAATTATACGCATAAAAGGCGCACAAACGTGCAGGGGGATACATGCCATGAGATGGTGGCAATATCTCATAGAGTGGATTTTCAGAACCCCTACTCATGCAATCCAAATTTTGAAACAGCGAAAATCATCTTAGTAAGTTTTAACaaattatgaaaaaaaatcaAGTAGAGGATGGGAAAAAAATAGGAACTTCTAACCTAAGAAAAAACATATGTACTGTATCTTAAGTTTCGCTTCAActtaaaaagaagaagaagaagttttGCTTTTCATTTTTGAACTTAAGTTTGCTTGTTATTTTCCTACACCAACGCTGACCCTACCGTCAACCTGGAGGGTAATGAAACAACACACCACCACCACACCCACTCATATTGGTTCGGATAAACATTTATGCAATATCTTCGTGGGGCGCATGGTTTAACAAAGGTGTGTGAGCGGCACACACATATTGAGTTAGGTATTTGTTTGTCGCCAATTGTACGGAGTGAAATGATTTGTTAACGGCACGATTTGCTTCAAACAAAGATGGGATATTTGTTACTGAAACAAATAAAGAAAGGCAAAGAATTAATTCCGCCTCGAAATATCTCATAAATACTATATCCAATTTGTATCATTAGATTCGTCATGACAAATCGTTTTCACCGCTCCAAACGACCAAGTAAAGAAACCAGCCTAATCATCCGTTACTAATTTATGAGCAAGAAAACCTACGAAATCTTATACAGCTTCAAAGATCAAACGCCCAGGGGTTCTCCCTTCTGatctccgcctcctcctccggcgtgAAGTCGTTCTCGAGGTTGAACATCTTGCGTATGCCCTCGACCGGCTGGCCCTTGACCATGTCGGCCGCCGTCTGGCAGCTCAGGTCCAGGAGCCCCTTGACGTCCAGGTAGTTGGCGGCGAGGATGAGGTCGAACAGCGTCGCCTGGTCCACGGCGATGAACTTGGCGTCGAAGCTCTTCAGGTCCTCCTTCTCGCCGGCGCTGGCGTTgttgtcgtcgtcgccggcggcggcggcgacgacgtgCTTGTTGCAGTACTCGATGACCTTGCTGAGGGTCTTGGCGGGGACGTTGGGGAGGGGGATCCCGTTGTCGGCGCAGCCGTCCTCGATCATGTGCTTGATGGTCTGCGACATCTTGCCCACCTCCTCCGTGACCTCGAAGCTCTCGCCGTCGGAGCTGATCAGCGTGAACATCTTGTTGCTCTTGTCGCCCATGGCAGCCACCTCGCCGCTGCTGCTTGCGTCCGCCGCCGTCGAAGCCATGGTTCCTGCTCGATCGCCTGGATCTCGTCGACTCTTGATCTTGATCGTAAGCTTGGATCGATTTGGTTCTGGCCACCTGGGTGCTCCCGTATGTAAAGGTCTGACAAGGCAACAAGAGACCGACTCGATGTACTACTCAGGTTTCGAGATGGATCGGATCTCTTGTCGGACGTGACAATGATCGATCTCACGGAATCAGCCAAGAGTACGTACGTGTGCCTTTCAAACATTGAGAGTGGTTTTTCAGCTCGTGAGTGCCCCTGCACCCTCTATAAagagtaaattcaaaaaaattcaacgGGACCGTCACCAGGGGCATGGTGAGCAACACCGGAGGCACGTCCTGCGGCGCAGTGGCCGCGTCCAGGAGCGTGGTGATCACCACGCGCGCCTCTTCCAGCGGCGCGGTAACCAGCCGAAGCGGCAACCGCCACGCGCGCCTCTTCCAATGGCGCGGTGACCGGCCGAAGCAGAAACCGGCGGCCATCGCCGCGGATCAGACAAGAAGAGGCTCACCGGCGAGTGCTCGCTCCtcctttttgttttgttttgaggacaGAGTAGATaaaaactactccctctgtcccaaaatataagaacgtttttaatACTAGTATAGTAATCAACACTTTGTCACCCATACTCCTGTTCAGCGCCGCCAGTTCATGCACCAGTTCGTTGTTCTTCCGGTTACCATACTGGACGCTGCATGCAGTGAAACCCTTCATCGCCTCTTTCATATCCATGATTAGGCCATAGCAGGCGGTCCGGGACGGTTGCTGAGAGGACAGCTCAGCTGTGATGTTTCAGTTGTCCATCTCAAGCACCACCTCGCCATTGAAGTATCTACTCATTGTCTGAAGACCGACAAGGGCCGCACGCGCCTCGGCTTCCTCAACACTGCTTCATAACGGGAGCTTTTTGCAGACAGATAAGAAAACCAGGCCTCTGTGGTCCCGGGCTACCACCCCCGCCGCACTCTCCCCAGTAGCTGCACAGAATGCTGCGTCGGAGTTAATTTTGGCAGTTCCACGTATCGGCGCTCTCTACTTGTCCCCTTGGGTGGCGGGAAGCAGCCGGTTCTTTCTCTCTCCCTCACCCAAATCCATGTGTCCTTTCTGCCTGTCGTTGGTCCCATCGGCACTTCTCAGACCTTCCTCGTACTGCTTTAAAAACTGCACTGAACCCCTGATAGATTCTCTCGCATTATTACGCATGCAGTCCTCCCTGAGGTGCGAGCAACGCCACAGGAGTAGTAGCAGTTTGGCGCGCATCTCCTCGCTTTCCGTGTCCAGTGCAACTTGCAGCCAATCATCACCGGTAAATCTTAGTTTGTTCTCAGCAGGTAGCCTCCATACTTCTCTCATTGCTGCCCTCAAGGCCGTGCTTTTAGTGCATGCTATAGCCGCGTGGTGTTCGTCCTCGACACCATTTCCACATAAGCTGCAGGTGGCATCAACTTGCAACGTTCTCTTCCATTTGTTTTTCTTGGTGGCAAGAGTATTAGTTGCAACCCTCCAAGCAAAGATGCGGATCTTCCCGTGGACTTTTGTTTTCCAAATGAGATCCCAGATGCTACGATCATTTAGGTTCCTAGTGGAGCTCGACGGGGTGTGAGACACTTGCTCTAGGTTAGCAGCCGCGAGTCTATAGACGCTCTTAACTGAGAAAATGCCATTCTTCTCATAATGCCAAGCAATACAGTCGCCCACCTCCGAAGAAGGGATATTGAGCTTGCAGATTTCATCAGCATCAAAAGGGTAGAAGATTTGCCTGATGAGAGGCACATTCCATTCCTTCTTATCAGCCATCATAAGTTGGTTGACCCATCTAATCCGGGGTCTCCTAATGAAGACATCAGTCATAAGGCCCTCTTTTCTTGGGATCCATTGATCTCTCTGGATTTGAATGCTTTTTCCATCCCCCACCCGCCAGATCAGACCCTTTTTCAGAAGTTTCAAACCAAACTCAATGGCTCTCCAGACCGGAGACGCATCATTTGCAAACACTGTGCCCAGCAGGTTCCCATTTGGGTAGTACTTTGACTTGAGAACTCTTGCACATAGGCTATCTGGATTTTGTATGAGCCTCCATCCCTGCTTGGCCAGAAGCGCTTGGTTAAACAAATGCACATCTCTAAATCCAATACCCCCCGCCCTCTTTGGCTTGATCATGCGATCCCACGCCATCCAATGTACCTTCCTATGCCCCTCTTCGTCACCCTACCAGAAGTTCCGAATCATTTTCTCATATTTGTCACAGAAGCCTTTGGAAAGCATAAAGACACTCATGGTAAAAGTTGGGAGGGCCTGGACGACCGACTTCACATGAACTTCCTTTGCTGCAAACGACATGAACTTCTCTAACCAGTCACTACACCTCTTACCGAATCTGTCCATGATTGGTTGGAACTGCTCATCTTTCATTCTACCCTCGGGAGTAGGCAGCCAAGATACTTGCTTTCAAAGGATTCAGCGACCACCCCCAGAATATGTTTAATTTCCTCTCTTATATCCGCACGGCAAACCTCACTAAACAAGAGGGAGCATTTGTTCTGGCTTAGGAGTTGTCCCGTACATTTCTGGAATGTATCCAGCACGTCCTTTAGTAGAAAGTACATGCTCATAACGTGTTTGAGATCGAAAAGAACAAATGATCAAACTAGATAAAGTGCTATATACAGCACTGGATCGTTTTACAAGGGGGGCGTTGGTTCGGATGGAACCGACGCGGCGATTCATAAAGTTATTACAAGCAGGGATTAATCCCTTAATTACCAAGTTTAATCAATCCTAACAATCCTCACCACTCTGCTCCAAATTTCCCTCACATCATGCAAATAAATAAAATGAATAAAGTATGGGTGGAACCAAAAAAAATTTATTGATATATactaaaatgtaaagaaaaacatgatgatttgttttcaagtttgtgaacatgtaTCACTCCATTTCATATCCGTTGTAGCGCGGGAGCACTTGTATCCCGCACAAGTATTAAAGGACGAGGGAACACTAGACATACAAATTTTGGCATAATTCTCCCTCCCATGTCAGATTACAAAAAATACAGTGTATATTAGATTTGCTCAAAGTCAAATTAGGTCAGGcctgaccaagtttatagaaacgTATGAACATTTGCAATACCAAGTATAGAcgatataaaaatatatttctttATGAATCTCATAATATTGATTTGGTATTGCAGATGTTGATAACCTTTTCTGAAGACTTGGTCAAaatttacaaagtttgacttgagaCAACTAATCTGCACTATATTTTGACATGGGAGGGAGTAAATACGAATGAATATAAATGTCTCGTCAATGAAACAGGAGTTAAGTGAGCGAAATGGCCTCCTCGATGAAACAATCAAATAATTGACGAATAATCTGACAACGTTCACATGAACTACCGAACAACATGAACAACTTTGAATGGATGACGTCTCCAATGTACAACAGTTGGTTCAAATCCCATGAAACAACAAACAGAATGGCCCAGACAGCTGACTTTCTCCCCTCCCCATTTGCTGGATCGAACTCCTTGGAGGAAACCAAATGAGCATAAATCTGTGTAGTAATGGATCATGTTGCTGAACAACGCCAGCTTCACAAATTCGCGAGTGGCTGGCATTCATAACGTTCGCAGATACGAAAGGCTAAAAGATGGTTGAATTGGTGACAACAACTTATTGGTCAGTGATCCATTTTCATGTCAGTGATCTTCTGGCAGGGTCTTCTATGTAACTCGTTTTTTTTTTATTTCCTCGACGGGCTATGCATCATCTGTGCCTGCAGAAGCTGCGCCCTTTTTATTCCTGGTAATTTTGCTTGCTGGAAAGTGAAGCCTTGCGTAAAGTGGTCTTGGTGCTCTTGATGTCCTATCAAAGCCCCTCACACAAACAAATCCTGCAGATGTTCGTTCAGACGTATAAACATCTACTTTCCCAAGTAAAAGTGTTACTGGAAATCTCCCAAATGAACTTAAATGAAATCTCATCAATAGCATTCTACCCCATTATAGCTCCCTCCAACAACCCTCATGGACAACTACGCTATCCACATTgatatttttttttacttttgtttATTCCAAATATGATAATCCTCCAATTCCCACAGTTTTTCTTTGTTTGACAGATAAAACCGACATCTTAGACATATTTATCCTCTTGGGAGCTGTTACTGTTAAATCACATAAATTTTTGTTTCTGTCTGATGCAACAAAGTTCGTATTTGACCAATATATTTTAAAGTAATCATATTTTTTGTGTAAAATTACATAAGTTAATTTTGTATtaaaaaatacttccataatgtTATGCATTTATGGGCTTCACAAGTTTTTTGGCAAATATTAGTCATCTGAGGTACATCCTGGAACATAAAATAAGACAAGAAATATTTGACTCCAGGAAATAGTTTTGATCGCAGCATCCCTAATTATAAATGACAAAAACATTTAGATGATTACCTCTCCAGAAGCACTGCTGTATGTCTTCAGTTGTTAAACCTGCAAAAGAAACATGCAAAGTATAATCATCTAGACATTCTCAATGTGGTAATCTAATTATTAGCCCTTGCCATTTTTTTATATTCGTCTAGTAGAAGATGATCCGCCAAAAAAATATTGTTTGTTTATACAAGGTTAATAATGTTAGTATAAAACTCAAGCGTTGACACAGGACAAATGGATGTGGGAGTACATTCTGGTGCTTAAAACAGATGCAATCTCCCATGCATGAACGTAAAACCAGGTAAAAATTGAAAGCAAGGAATTTTGCTG
This genomic window contains:
- the LOC109773906 gene encoding probable L-type lectin-domain containing receptor kinase S.7, producing the protein MAPRPPPFYLLAVVFFLLPVQPPPTADAATTVAFSFPSFSLRNLTLLGGASLRSASVSLPPPSSHALFPLPLPFPPNASFSTSFLFASPASARPASRLSFVLLPDPVAAAEGTGGNRSLPLEVAFDASKNRVHTSSAGKHIGGNSTGAVDLRNGNEVGSWVIYDALRTRLEVFLSHASLRPPTPALVVPNTTALAARFAEFMFVGFQVSCSSDNGSTDGGFVIHSWSFQTNGLRAVGLASRPSHSVSDSVRRAPASGDVAVASRKDGHRRRLAMGLGIPLPIVFLGAVMVFVILSMKKWRSRPAGFNGGVRAKAAGHPRQFMYQDLFSATKGFDPSLVVGSGGFGTVYKAVCPRSGVTYAVKRSKQSTESHNEFTAELTIIADLKHPNLVQLRGWCAEKDELLLVYEFMSNGSLDMALHSCSGVHRYPTLNWARRYNVAVGIASAVAYLHEEHDKQVIHRDIKCSNILLDSHFNPKLGDFGLARLKDPSTSPRSTLAAGTVGYLAPEYLQMGRATEKSDVYSYGVVLLEICTRRRPIDREAPGSMNMLNVVDWVWNLHSKGRLLDAVDMSLNGEYDTEQMTRLLLLGLSCVNPFSEERPVMRNVLGILEGKSEPLPVPKKKPLLVFVSNAPMDLEGIVSECNQSTVSSDLFELKIDIN
- the LOC109773898 gene encoding SKP1-like protein 1A; translated protein: MASTAADASSSGEVAAMGDKSNKMFTLISSDGESFEVTEEVGKMSQTIKHMIEDGCADNGIPLPNVPAKTLSKVIEYCNKHVVAAAAGDDDNNASAGEKEDLKSFDAKFIAVDQATLFDLILAANYLDVKGLLDLSCQTAADMVKGQPVEGIRKMFNLENDFTPEEEAEIRRENPWAFDL